In Centropristis striata isolate RG_2023a ecotype Rhode Island chromosome 8, C.striata_1.0, whole genome shotgun sequence, the genomic window ctgcggtgatatgtgaattccttgttgcatagcaacacaaccatgctcttatcgacgcttccatccgttggttttttgtaacaaaatgtcccatcatccacggggccaaccacagcgtctcatcagcttcttcctttatgttcactgtggtttgttgttgtctgaactcatgagcGCTAGTTGGTGcgccagtataatcggtccgcctgaaactcatccagtgagaaacgttccgcggtgcaaaaataagtgcgattaaaatgggtgaattttttaacattttaatttttgtggAATCAATTAATCTTAACtaacacgttaaagtcccggccaaGATTATTACCATTATCTAatcatttgaatatatttttccattttcatttaatCTCAAATGcctgaaaaaagtgacaaatgtcCATTTCCTAAGAATTTTTTTGTCCTATACATAGCTACAAATAACTGTTATGCTCATTACCAATTAATCTGCCTattgttttcttgattaattgattgtttggtctataaaacatctaaaataatgaaaaatggacATCCCAGTTCCTCAAAGTCCAGGGTGATGTCTTCAAATGTCTAATTCTATCTGACCAACCGTGTAAAAGAaacatattcagtttaatataatATCACTACACTACAGAAGCAACAATTAGTTGATAGagaatataatatagaaaatataattgTAAACTActtgtgggtcatttttcaaGAAAACGTGCAAAATATTTCATAGTTTTAACTTCTTAAATTGGAGCTGTATTGCTTACTTCTCTTACATTAaagtcaatttattattttggggTTTTATACCATCGGCCAGACTAAATTAGACGTGTCACCTAGGACTCTATGAAAGTGGGATGAGGATTTTTCAGTAATTTCTGAACTTTTATGGGCACAATAAATCagttataaatggtaaatgaagTGCACTTATATactgcttttatccaaagcgctttacactacacactacgttcattcacccattcacacacacattcatactggtggccgaggctaccagggcacactggtgccacctgccaccattgggaattaattcatgaacgcagcatcaggagcaatttggggttcagtatcttgctcaaggatactccGACATGTggactgccatggtcagggatcaaactaccaaccttccgatcaatgggctaccactctaccaactgagccaatGGTTTTCTCCAGTAACTGCCTCTCCAGTTAATGGAGAAAACTATTgatatgaaaataattgttgcagcaaaACCTCACATTTGAAGAGCTGGAACCAGATAATGCTTAACATTTTGCATGACAAATGATTTGCAGCTATTCTGATAATATGATCAACCGATAAATTGTTTTCGTACCAATGTTCTCAcgaaaaaaatgatgtaaaaacacCCTTTATGTTAATGAGAAAAGACAGCAGCCTGCAGGGATTATAGCTTGCAAAGTTCTCCAAATACTTTGGTGTTGAAGTTTTAATAACTTCTATCACACTGACCCCTTGTTCCTTAGCAGCCATTGTTATCTTGTAGAGAAAGTCCTCCTCCACAAACGGCCGCACGGCATCGTGGATGATGACCACCTTCGGCCTCTCCTCGTCCCCCTCGCCCAGAGCCAGGACTCCGTTACATATCGACCTGTGTCGAGTCGAGCCGCCTGGCACCACTCGAACCTTCCTGTGCTGGAAGCGCTGGATGATGTCCGTCATCAGGTCCATGCTTTCTTTGGCAACAACAACCATGATGCTCTGAATCCACGACACCCTGCAAGAACACAGGTGAGAGGTCAGAAAGACCAGGGAGGATACACAGAACATGAAACCCACCCAGAGCTGCTACATTTAGGAATCATGGCTGCAACTAATCTATTAATTTCTGCTTGTTTAAtctggaaaatataaaaaacatgtttgttgcaAAGAAACTCCCACAGTGaaagcaaataaatgtatattgtttGCAAGTTAGACAGTGTGCGGGAGTTTCTTTGCAACTTTTGATCTCCCCCTCCTACACACCTGTCTGTAGGATTTCtgggaaaaaaattgtttatttaaagttCCCAGAGCTCAAGATGACAAAATGCTTGGATTGGCCGACAAACAGTCCAAACCCAAAGAAATTCAATTAACACAGATGTAAAACAGAGAAGAGCAGACAATCCCCACATTTGGGAACACACAACCAGCAAATGTACAATACAAAAAGTGTTACAGCTGTTTCCCACTGCTGcctgtctttatgctaagctaagctaaccggctGCTGGCTTTGGAGTCACATTTAGTGTTCAGACGTGAGAGAGGCAAACTTCAAACCTGACTCTCAGCAGGAAATTTAAGTTTTTACTGAAACTATTGAACTATTCGTTGAATAAACTACTTTGATGAACAACAAATTATTGGTTTCTTGTTTAACAATGAACTTATCTTTTCATCTTTGGGAATTGCTTAAAATATATCTGATTACCTTGATTAAGTACGATAAGTTTCACCAATATGACAATGCTTCTCTAGACCGTGCATCTCTACTCATgaatagggttgcaaaggggtagAAAATGTgcggtaaatttccagaaactttccatgggaattttggaaaaaaaacatgacatttcaataGATTTATTTGTGAGTAAAACTTtgatcaagttttaattattttattgaacatgtgatggaggaatgcacagtgcatgtagggggcgtggtgTCAgtggggggcgtggcctcagcagccctgcatgtgcatgtgactgaggaatagcagatattcaggtgtacttgcatgaaatctagttgttttagtcaagattatgcccaggaattataataaataatatatttcaccaacaatatttaagttccctgtttaGGGCCAaacttcaattttgtaaatacCGTTTAttccaggcggcaatctccatgtctgagcatggaggcaaaccaggaagtgccttaagctgcattctaccgaaaattccagcaggggtgCGCTAAGtatggctgcaaaaaaatctgtccattcatatcagtgcaaaatttgaaaacttctcacttgatttattacctcagaattttttttcaggacaacactctggtctcaatcgctagtaaaaaatcttcttcaagacaatctgatgtcaatagttctaataatggccccatttagaagaaaatagaagataaagaattgtatgatttggggcgtggctacctttgattgacaggtcactaacaaggcgagccgtcatcaggagagaagcagagcaatgcgtatcacggcaacgtgtcaataaagttatatataacgttatattgatataaaaaaggacgtttaccgatttggtctcataactttgaccctttcactgtattttcacttaatgacagtttatttgaacgttttgttcattaaatgtcttgttcagcgtttggttggactaacagacactccaaggagtcgctgttcagttttctgaggtcagtaacatacattttgttttttgttagccaaaactaacatcctagttaatgctccagttaatgctaacatgaattagcagcagcttctctcagtcaggttgaggtgtagagaggctgtagtcagtgatcagatccctctcctcctccacagtcccgatatggtctgcttcccgtatcggaaacaagatggcgacgcaagatggcgacgagtataacactgaactcgaggcttccaacgggcagtccacaaaccaatggatgacgtcacagtgactacgtccattatttatatacagtctatgagatATTCaggtgtacttgcatgaaatctggttgttttagtcaagattatgctcaggaattataataaataatatatttctcCAACTATATTCAAGTTCCCCGTttagggccaaccttcaattttgtaaataccatgtttattcccataaattcctgttaattcccatggaaagtttcttttAACTTTCGAAAATTCCCAAAATTTTGCGACCCTAGTGGTGACCAGGCTCAGATTGTCTCACTTTTAAGCACTGACACCAATGGCCTCTGACCTCCCTGTAATCAACGAGGCCACACAGGCAGCACCTCCACCGGCTCTCTAGGCCCAGGATGTTGCTGCGTTCATTTCCTCACGACATGTAAACACTGACAACAAGCTAAGAGGAGACCCATCTGATAATAAACACCGGTTGTTATTGTGTTGTTGTAATGAGGGACAGGCATTGATCATGCCACAGTGTAAACATCCACCTTCTCCTCATTGCTATGGAGCCTGAAATCTGTAAGAAAATATCACCGGCTGTCCTGCAACGGTGAAAGAAATGATTTGGCAATACCAGAATGTGATAAACAAActacctgcattcaaaatgtactacTACAGCACATCATATTTTGCAGtacttctcttttcttttcaatatTTGTATGCACCAAAATactaatatttgtatgtgaaatCCTACTTGTAAATAAACATGGTtctgatgttttatttgcttatcTTACATATAttacaagtacatttactcaagcacacttttgaggtacttcacttgagtatgTCCATTTCCTGCAACTTTATAGTTCAACTTCACTACAATTTACagacaaatattgaactttttactccactgccaTATTTTAcgcttttaaattattattattaaaaattattattattaaaaatataaaatataatcaacaaataaagtctggcagaatatatatatatagttatggAAAAAaggattagaccacccttgttttctctactttcttgttcattttaatgcctggtacaactaaaggtacatttgtttggacaaatataatgataacaacaaaaatagcttataagagtttaatttaggagctgatatctagatattttccatggttttcttgttaattattttggttattatcaggaaaaccaatggaaaattaaactcttatgagctatttttgttgttatcattatatttgtccaaacaaatgtacctttagttgtaccaggcattaaaatgaacaagaaattgaagaaaacaatgataataatatatatatagttaaattaaaaagctgaaaaagtAAAGTAATGTACATATTAATGCGTCATAATAATAAGTCactaatataacataatattattCTGAAACACACCATACTGCATTATAAcgtttactttttatactttaagtatatgATGATGTACGTGAACTTTTGATAGCTGGGCTTTTATTTGAATCAGAAAGTGATGAAAGAAATATTATGATCTTTTTCTTCAGTGAAAGTAACAATACCATTTAAATAAGTACAACAGTACAAACGTCttagcattaaaatatactgaaagtaacaaaagtgaaagtatGCAATATGCAAAATGGCCCAAATCAGAATCATTATTATCCCtggattttaattattattatattaattagtattattaatattaatgtgtACGACcctaaataatgttaataaatgtgaactccttttaattactttatatactgttgaaATCTATCATAATATATTAGCTAGAGCCCCACAGTAGTATCGGTTGAGCCATATTAtcagctgatattggcctattaaAGCCATATCGgtatcggtgtatatgctgtccaaAATGTGCcattataaaaactttttttacatgatacaaaatgcagcaaaaacaTGACATGTAATACAAGATTtctataatgtataataatacataacaatgtttattattaatgtttattattagtagtattattcAATAAAGTGTTGtgttgagaaagtagctctctgggtacatttgcatgGTGGtaaaaaatcagtgcacaatccacataaaaagatccattttcattccagctcaaaaaatgacttacatcagtctcaaaaatcccatatagTTCTGGCTCTAATTATAACCAATATACCTATTTAGATTATTGATACAAAATATCAATAAACCAGGTGACTGAAATAATtgtggtggagtaaaaaaagtacaatattttttcTCTGAGAGGCATTGAAGCAGAAGTGTATATAATGTAGCAAAAGTGGAAATACTaagtaaagaacaagtacctcaaaattgtacagtgGTTAGTTACAGTACTTCATTACTGtgatattgctacttttactgaagtaaaaatatttgagtacttcttccaccactgatctgaTAATAATGTGCCTGTTgcatattgtcacactgttaaaataatcgcccatgtcattttttgtcaaaattgggtttttttgcctaaatcatctcctcatgacgccgaccACCTATGATAAAattgcctacatcctcagttgatcagatcatgtgattttacccctttaagataatggcctatgtcaagtgtgacttaagcagatttattatgcctaagtcaaaataaaatgtgactgaggcaattttttgaacatgcctttttgtgacttaagcaagatatggtaacactttattttgaaggtgtctacataagagtgacatgagcgtgtcataaacatgacatgggatgtgtcatgaacattaatgacactttgaagtaacattaatgctcatgatacttgtcatgtcatgtttctgacaggcttgtgtgactcttatgtagacaccttcaaaataaagtgttaccatatcttgcttaagtcacaaaggcatgttcaaaaaattgcctatgtCATTtatctcttaagttacataatttacacacagtgttattactatggcaatagccatcctttgttacatcctttttgagtgaaattatcaataaatgtcatatgttacacttttggtgaagttttttgtgtttcctgcaaaacttgaaaaaatgacttaggcgattattttaacagggtgacgatattaaAAATAAGAGCtcaaattaaagtaattatttaCCGAGTAGTTACACAACTTGCttctgaaaataacaaaaaatagcgGAGCACttccaaaaattaaaataccCAAGTAAGTATGAATATGAGcagcctgcagagacacaaaccGACCGTTAGAGGAACTGTTTCCCTCTGCTGCTGTCAATAATGTTACACCTGTACCTGTgtcaacaaacatttaaatcatattctattttattcttctCCTACCTTTCAAAAGCCTGGATGGTGTAGCTTATGAGCGGCCGACCCAGAAAGGAGCAGAACTGTTTTGGCGTCTGTAGCCCGGTTCTTTCTCCGGTACCACCGGCAGGAAGAACCACAGACACCGGGAAGTCCATGCTGTGGTCCGCCGGCTGGTGGTCGCTCTTCCCGGCCTCGCCGGTTGGGAAAATCCCGGGATGAGCGGGCCCGCGCGGCTCACAACTACCGCTCTGCATGTTTTTAGAGATGACCTGCACCAGTCGGTGGGTGAGGGGTCGCCACCGGTCACGGCAGGTCACTATTAGAACTATCCATCCTCGGCTGATGATGGGCGGGGTGTGAAAACAGCGGAAACGTGGATGGATGGAGGTTTGGGAAACACCGCTGTCAAGCTAGTGCCCTTTAATGGCGTTTTTCCGGTAAACACTTTCAACATAAAAGCACAcaagcctttttcttttttaaattgcattttttggggggtgtaGCCTACGGTAAGTCTGTAACTTTATGCAGACTGtttttaacatatatatttttaatataaagaCGCTTAACTTACTTAACTTACtaatcttattttatgattcatttaatttatctgtaaaaatgtcaaTGTGTAAAgtaacagaaactgcagttatcatataatataaaggTGAGATGTGGACCCTcagttaagatttttttttttttgtctgaataaAGGTTTGCAAGATAAATGTATCTTTATTGGGGTTAGGAGAGAGGTTCTAAAACTGGAAATAAGATGAGATAAGgtaaactttattgatcccataTTAGTGAAATTAATTTGTattgtaaatagaaaatgtaatatttatatactgaaaaaaacattcaaacataACATCTTTACAAGACAAGAAAGATAatagtgggactggttgattgtgAAAATTAAGAGCACATTAAGTACAACATAGGCCTATGGCTCACTCAGCATAATTTTACACACGTTTCTTTTAGTTTagatttaactttaattttaaatatattttgaatttcCGGCCAAATACAAGTGTACGCTTCACGTATCTTGGACAAGCACCGGCAGCTGCTGCAAGTCGCTGCATGTCATCTCGCGTGATTTTAGGGCCTCTCttactgagaaaaaaagtctcgcgagaataaaaaataataattttgcaaAATAATTGCAAAACTATTATTCAACTTGTTTACGTATGCACAAGTGCACGATTCATATTTGAACcagtaacagaaaaaaatggttttttttagactttttaatgATTGTCATTTTGAAGAAATTGTGACTTCCAACTTTCATCAGTTTAGCGACACAAAATGTAAAGGTGAATATCATCAGTTACCAAGTCTTAGCTAATCATATATGACTTTAATATTGCCTAATTAAAAATGAGTTATCAAGGTAACCTGTAGTGTCAAACCTGGTAAAGCCTCCACTGACAACAATagatctgatttaaaaaaaagtgatatttatttcatataaagTTATTACATGACTGACTGATGGCAAAGCTTTTCCACATATCATCCACCTGCTGACACTTAAGCAAAActtattatcatattatatgTTGCCAcagaaaatatattacatcataCATCATAAATCTTACATAGTAACATTTTATACACATGGCCATACTTCAAAAGGCAAGTAAGAATTTGATATATGTACAAGTATTTACAAAGGATTGTTTGAGATGTTTGGTGTTTACTGGTTGGTGCCTTTACTACAGATCTCCATCTGCATATGAAATTAATCTAAAGAAACACATGCACATGGCTACAACAGGGACAATGTGTGTTGCTTTGGGGCTCCAGAAGGCTCTGCAGACTGCACACCCCGGTTCtgttcacatttttctttttaaccacacggattgaaatgtaaagaagagTCCTTAGCATGCTGTTTTGAGTTCTCCATCATAGTGAGGAACCAGCTTCACCTAATAACAAGTCCCAGTCACATTCAGAGATAATCCACAAGCTCTGGACGTTGTGTCTCAATGTCACCGAGACAGAACTCCTGCAGTTTTATGTGGATTTAGAGTCTCAGGGTTCAGTGTCGTGCCAGTTCTCACTCAGACGGTTCTTCCCCAGCCTCCTCTTGCTCTTGGACTTGTGCTTGTGCAGGAGCTGCGGCGGCGACAGCACCGGCTCCTCGAACTTGGTCCCCGACTCGTTGTGCTGCCTCGAGTATCTCTTGCACTTGCAGGAGGTGACCACGGTGATTTTGTACGTTCTCGTGCTGCCATCCTGGCACTGCAGCTGGATGCGCTGGGTGCGGGTCTTGTCTGTGACACACCGCCAGTCCTGGTTGCTGCTCCTGCGGCTCCACAGCTTCCTGCCGTGGGTGCCGCCGATCCAGTTCTGAAGCATTTGAGCTGGGAGGCACTCACCAGCACACACCAGCTCCTTGATGGGGTTGATGCTGGTGCAGTGGCCATCAGAGATGTACTTAGTGGATCTCAGCTCTCTACAGCCGATTTGGCTTCGTTCTGTGGAAAGACATGAGAGTAATGAGAATCTGGCAGCTGCAAAGGATGGATATGGGAGGACATTCCTAAATCATGTtaaatagggctgcaactaatgattatttccactttcaattaatctgcagattattttctgtCTAGAAAATATAACTAAACAGTGAAAAAAGCCCAAGATAacgtctttaaatgtctttgtttGCAACAGTCCCAAACCCAAAGATACAAGATACAAAAAGGAAGTGTTTACATTGAGAAGctgaaacaaatacatttttgcttaaaaaaaagttgctgattAGTTCCTATAAATcgaattgttgcagctctgatGTTAGATCCATCTCTGAGAATCTTGAATCACAATGTCCTTTTCAGCACTAATTGAGACAACAAAATTGCACATCATAGTAAGTCTGTGTCATTACTTCATCATGATATTGAAAGGTTAATGCATGATAATAGTGCTCTTTACCCTGTGCATTATATTGGTTATGAGCCCCTTTGTAGCCTCTGGCATGTCACAGTAACTCAGAAGAGCACAATAGCACTTTGACCTTTCGACTTCAAAAAGCAGAGGAATTATGACatctaaaaaggaaaaaactttCTTTCTTATCAGCGTGGCAGGGATTTAAGAGGAGGATTACCTCTGTGCAGCAGCTACGACTGTCTGTGTTATTCTGCTGCAGGCTACAAACACTGTCCCCCTGCTCGCCCCTCCACTCTGTAACCCAAGCTCACGTCCATTCACACAGCTCCATACAGCTCAGTGACAAAGCCCCCCACCGCCCCTCCTTCTCTGACAGTGTTTGATGAATGAACTCCCTCACTCCCCTCCTTCACTGCCGGCTCCTGACTCCACTCACAGGCTTCCTGTTCACCTCCATTCAGCTGCACTGACACCCAGTCCACCGGCTACCTGTACCTGCCTGGACGACAGCCAGCGAGGTGTGTGTTACACTGAGTGTTGCCTCAGCTCACTGTGGGGACGGGCAGGGAAACCATCTCTGCTGGGAGTCACGACTACAATAACAGAGCCCCCGTAGGAGCTCAGTGAGGGTATTATGTCACTTTTATAGTAACCCTACTATGCAATGCCTGTGCAACAggccccctcctccctcactgaGCTCCTCCATCACCACACCCCTTCCCGTAGCCTCCGTTCCTCCAAAGCAAATCTCCTTGCCCCTCCCATCAGGACCAAGTACTGAACCTGGGGCGACACAGCCTTCTCAATAGCCGCCCCCTCCCTCTGGAACTCTTTCCCAAAAAACATAAGACTGCTCACATCCACTCACCTtcaaaaaacttgtcaaaaccCACCTGTtcaaaactgcttttaatgtatgaCTAATGTtgctgattttaattgtttgtttttatttgtaattgcatttttactgtgttttgacTGTAAATCATCTTTGAGTACTTGtaaagcgctctataaatacagtttattatattgtatttattattatttttattattattattattaataacactAATACTAACTTTACAGTGATACCTTAATGATGTAATTTGATAAATAACTGCAGGATTCCTGTGCTCCTTTTTGCAAATAGTAGCTGCATGATATTTTGATGACATCTATCTTGTTTTCGcacattttttgtgattattagatttttaactgtctgtaaagcacttttggCTGCACTCACCTGTATGAAAGACGCTACATAGTAAAGTTCGGTTTACTGATTAATTGATTTTCTGTCTGTAACTTTGCCAGTTAATTTCTGCTGCTcaatgaaaattagatttttaatattaataataataataatctcaatTAGGAGTCTCCTTTTTCGAtttctaaaaacaaaagtagTCTATAATCTCTGAATGTGCAGGTAAAATTGATGATTGGATTAAGCACCTGATTAAAGGTTCCATCATTTAACTTTTTGAGATGTaaatgtagaagaagaaaaaaaagaaaatttagaTTCTTAAACCTGTACTTTCTCAAGAGTTCTACGTTGCATGCATccttaaataaagaaatattagGAAAATTACACAGTAGACAAGAAGGTAAATAATCCAAATTTGAAAtggtacagtgtgcatgtgt contains:
- the sostdc1a gene encoding sclerostin domain-containing protein 1a, with translation MHLSAYESCHSLLVLCLLLRSCQAFKNDATELLFSHVSAPAPEVQSNVTLNRARTGGRGAGGGVQDRGERSQIGCRELRSTKYISDGHCTSINPIKELVCAGECLPAQMLQNWIGGTHGRKLWSRRSSNQDWRCVTDKTRTQRIQLQCQDGSTRTYKITVVTSCKCKRYSRQHNESGTKFEEPVLSPPQLLHKHKSKSKRRLGKNRLSENWHDTEP